The Virgibacillus dokdonensis genome includes a window with the following:
- the thiM gene encoding hydroxyethylthiazole kinase: MNTSIIEQVREANPLIHNLTNEVVMNFTANGLLAFGASPIMAKATEEAEEMASISNGVLINIGTSTLTEIPAMKLAGKAANKKDIPVVLDPVGIGATSFRKDVVKQLLQEVQFTVIKGNAGEMAKLVDMPWEVKGVESVGDGDGKEIAKKVANMYHTTAVVTGETDYICSNNETVIENRSGHVYLEKITGAGCLLGSIIAACLATNAKVEEQAFAAVHFYGLAAEYAANQEHVQGSGSFLPAFIDALSNGIDQLNIK, translated from the coding sequence ATGAATACATCAATTATAGAGCAAGTTAGGGAGGCCAATCCGTTAATTCACAATTTGACAAATGAAGTCGTGATGAATTTTACTGCTAATGGTTTACTAGCTTTTGGGGCTTCACCGATTATGGCAAAAGCAACAGAAGAAGCAGAAGAAATGGCGTCCATTTCTAATGGTGTGCTTATAAATATTGGTACATCAACATTGACAGAGATACCAGCAATGAAGCTTGCTGGTAAAGCCGCCAACAAAAAAGACATCCCAGTAGTACTAGACCCTGTTGGCATTGGCGCCACATCATTTCGTAAAGATGTCGTTAAACAATTATTACAAGAAGTACAATTTACTGTTATTAAAGGAAATGCAGGCGAAATGGCTAAGCTAGTTGATATGCCATGGGAAGTAAAGGGGGTAGAATCTGTCGGAGATGGTGATGGAAAAGAGATTGCTAAAAAAGTAGCCAACATGTATCATACGACTGCTGTAGTAACAGGAGAGACGGACTATATTTGTAGTAACAATGAAACGGTAATAGAAAACAGAAGCGGGCATGTCTATTTGGAAAAAATCACAGGTGCTGGTTGTTTGCTAGGCTCTATTATAGCAGCTTGTCTAGCTACAAATGCGAAAGTAGAAGAACAGGCATTTGCAGCCGTACATTTTTATGGATTAGCAGCCGAGTATGCTGCTAATCAAGAGCATGTTCAAGGTTCTGGCAGCTTTCTTCCAGCCTTTATTGACGCATTGTCCAATGGAATAGATCAGCTTAACATCAAGTAA
- the thiE gene encoding thiamine phosphate synthase, which produces MGSQNCDRDPKQVLKEAIQAGITAFQYREKGSGALSGIQKTLLGKELRNICRQHNIPFFINDDVELTAVLDTDGIHVGQDDKHAKELRQQFPNKWIGLSVSNLEELHASPLDYVDYLGVGPIFATSTKEDAKMAVGTGFITEVKRLYPNMPIVGIGGINTENAAAVMEAGADGVSVISAVTKAPDIQTAVANL; this is translated from the coding sequence ATGGGAAGCCAAAATTGTGATCGAGACCCGAAGCAAGTTTTAAAAGAAGCGATTCAGGCAGGTATTACAGCTTTTCAATATCGGGAAAAAGGATCTGGTGCTTTATCTGGCATACAAAAAACGTTATTAGGAAAAGAATTGCGCAATATCTGTCGCCAACATAACATTCCGTTTTTTATTAATGATGATGTAGAGTTAACAGCAGTTTTAGATACAGATGGCATACATGTCGGTCAAGATGATAAGCACGCAAAAGAATTGCGCCAACAGTTTCCAAATAAATGGATTGGTCTTTCTGTTTCCAACCTGGAAGAACTGCATGCCAGCCCGCTGGATTACGTCGACTATCTTGGCGTGGGCCCCATTTTCGCAACTTCTACAAAAGAAGATGCAAAGATGGCAGTAGGTACAGGCTTTATAACAGAAGTAAAACGGCTATACCCCAACATGCCAATTGTTGGTATAGGCGGAATTAACACTGAAAATGCAGCAGCTGTTATGGAAGCAGGCGCTGATGGCGTTTCTGTTATATCGGCAGTTACTAAAGCTCCCGATATACAAACAGCAGTCGCAAATCTATAA
- a CDS encoding GNAT family N-acetyltransferase, translating to MKIHFYDNKFKNAIDNYELTEEQLRYTKHPKDCIQLVNEDLNRYSIVAMEGNKLVIFFVLHKNDGVKPYSNNNKSILLRSFSTDFRFQGRGYAKNALIILPKFVKENFTQTNAIVLAVNSTNKVALRLYKKCGFVDEGVREMGPKGELIIMNYYL from the coding sequence ATGAAAATTCATTTTTACGATAACAAATTCAAAAATGCGATTGATAATTATGAATTAACCGAAGAACAACTTCGCTATACTAAACACCCAAAAGATTGTATACAATTAGTAAACGAGGATCTCAATCGTTATTCAATAGTAGCAATGGAAGGAAATAAACTTGTAATTTTTTTTGTCTTACATAAAAATGACGGGGTAAAACCATATTCAAATAATAATAAATCCATCTTATTAAGATCATTTTCAACTGATTTCCGTTTCCAAGGCAGAGGCTATGCTAAAAATGCATTAATTATTTTACCTAAGTTTGTTAAAGAGAATTTCACACAAACGAATGCGATTGTCTTAGCTGTTAATAGTACCAATAAGGTAGCATTAAGATTATACAAAAAATGCGGATTTGTTGATGAAGGAGTTCGAGAAATGGGGCCAAAAGGGGAACTAATAATAATGAATTACTATTTATAA
- the thiW gene encoding energy coupling factor transporter S component ThiW → MKKTYTLTLMAVFVAIGTLAAQFLWFPAGFAKAYPVQHAVNVMAAITLGPGPAVIIAFMIGLLRNMLGLGTLLAFPGAMVGAWFAALLYRRFEKKRWAVIGESIGTGIVGSLLAVPIARLFMDSSAGALFFVPSFLASSISGAFLGWFIVSRVNTDKLIRIQRQY, encoded by the coding sequence ATGAAAAAAACATACACATTAACATTAATGGCTGTCTTTGTTGCTATTGGCACACTAGCAGCACAATTTCTTTGGTTTCCTGCTGGATTTGCCAAAGCGTACCCCGTGCAACATGCTGTTAATGTGATGGCAGCTATTACGTTAGGACCTGGACCTGCTGTAATAATAGCTTTTATGATTGGTCTGTTACGAAATATGCTAGGACTTGGAACTTTATTAGCATTTCCAGGAGCCATGGTAGGAGCATGGTTTGCAGCTTTACTGTATCGTAGATTTGAGAAGAAACGATGGGCTGTCATTGGAGAAAGTATAGGGACTGGAATTGTAGGATCCTTGCTTGCCGTACCCATTGCTCGCTTATTCATGGACAGTAGTGCCGGAGCTCTATTCTTTGTCCCGTCATTTTTAGCAAGTAGCATTTCTGGAGCTTTTTTAGGGTGGTTTATTGTTTCACGCGTGAATACAGATAAGCTGATTCGTATACAAAGGCAGTATTAA
- a CDS encoding MDR family MFS transporter, with amino-acid sequence MRSTNTEYEYLADDPNFKVMPIMLSLIIGAFFAILNETLLNIALTTLMKEFQVSLTTVQWMATGFLLVMGIVIPASAVLLQWFTTRQLFLGTMIVFTAGTTIAAFAPSFPILLTGRLIQAVGTGLLMPIIFNVFLLIFPPHRRGKVMGTVGLVIMFAPAIGPTLSGVIVEYLGWRFLFITVIPFTLFSIAFAYKYLVNVSETTKPKVDILSLVFSTIGFGTLIYGFSAGGEKGFLNPSVYSFIVIGVLGITIFSFRQFKLKEPVLDLRVFKYPMFTHGMLMFLIIIMMMFSSEIILPIFMQGALAFTAAKAGMLLLPGSLINGVMSPVMGHLFDKFGPRVMMIPATIILSSTMFLLSRLNENTEAWMIIVAYIILMLTVSAIMMPAETNGLNQLPKRLYPHGTSVMATLQPVAGAVGVSVFISMLNARQSLYLSQSAAPNDPETINEAMIIGVEFVYFIAFAISIIAVILAFLVYRAVPSEQFSDVKQQGNPEKQSNEN; translated from the coding sequence ATGCGTTCAACAAACACAGAGTACGAATATTTAGCGGATGATCCGAATTTTAAAGTAATGCCAATTATGCTGTCATTAATTATTGGTGCATTCTTTGCTATTCTTAATGAAACATTACTTAATATTGCCCTTACGACATTAATGAAAGAGTTCCAAGTGTCTTTGACAACGGTGCAATGGATGGCGACAGGATTTCTTCTTGTGATGGGCATTGTTATACCTGCTTCTGCTGTTTTACTACAATGGTTTACAACAAGGCAATTATTTTTAGGGACAATGATTGTATTTACAGCGGGTACAACTATTGCCGCTTTCGCACCGTCATTTCCCATATTACTTACAGGTAGATTAATTCAAGCTGTGGGTACTGGTTTATTGATGCCAATTATTTTTAATGTGTTTCTGCTCATTTTTCCCCCACATCGAAGAGGGAAAGTGATGGGGACGGTAGGTCTTGTCATTATGTTCGCACCTGCAATTGGCCCTACCTTATCCGGCGTGATTGTGGAATATTTAGGATGGCGTTTTCTATTTATTACGGTTATACCGTTTACCTTGTTTTCTATAGCATTTGCTTATAAATATTTGGTAAATGTTTCAGAAACTACAAAACCAAAAGTGGATATTCTTTCGCTCGTTTTTTCTACGATAGGCTTTGGAACACTTATATATGGATTTAGTGCAGGTGGAGAAAAAGGATTCCTTAACCCAAGTGTGTACAGTTTCATCGTTATCGGTGTGTTGGGAATTACCATCTTTTCTTTTAGACAATTTAAGTTAAAGGAACCTGTTTTGGATCTTCGAGTATTTAAATATCCGATGTTTACGCACGGGATGCTGATGTTTTTAATTATTATTATGATGATGTTTTCTTCAGAAATAATCTTACCTATTTTTATGCAGGGAGCTTTAGCGTTTACTGCAGCTAAGGCAGGAATGCTATTATTGCCTGGTAGTCTCATTAATGGCGTCATGTCTCCTGTGATGGGACATTTATTTGATAAATTTGGACCACGTGTCATGATGATTCCTGCGACGATTATTTTAAGTAGTACGATGTTCTTGTTAAGTAGATTAAACGAAAATACAGAAGCATGGATGATTATTGTTGCTTATATTATTTTAATGCTCACTGTTTCTGCCATTATGATGCCAGCAGAAACAAATGGATTAAACCAGTTACCGAAACGGTTGTATCCACATGGGACGTCTGTGATGGCAACACTTCAGCCCGTAGCGGGGGCTGTCGGTGTTTCTGTTTTTATTAGTATGTTAAATGCTAGGCAAAGCCTTTATCTAAGTCAATCGGCAGCTCCAAATGATCCCGAAACAATAAATGAGGCAATGATTATAGGAGTAGAGTTTGTTTATTTTATTGCATTTGCTATTTCGATCATTGCGGTTATCTTAGCATTTTTGGTTTATCGAGCAGTTCCAAGTGAACAGTTTAGTGACGTAAAGCAACAAGGAAATCCTGAGAAACAGAGTAATGAGAATTAA
- a CDS encoding MerR family transcriptional regulator yields the protein MTAFTIKKIREGYRLQVKEVAGLVGVSIRTLHHYDAIGLLKPEHTTEAGYRIYTDDELERLQQILFYKEVGFPLKKIKAILDNPIFDQVEALEKHRERLLAKRSQIDTMLETIQKTIQHTKGEMNMSNKERFAGFDFSNNPYEQEARERWGNEAVDKANAKIKQLKDEENLQQIMNDLYRRLAEIRNEDPASDIAQQRIGEWYQLLNHIGTYSYDAFKGLGKMYVEDERFQRNMDQFGEGLAIFMRDAMAIYADHR from the coding sequence ATGACAGCTTTTACTATTAAAAAAATTAGGGAGGGATATAGGTTGCAAGTAAAGGAAGTTGCTGGTTTAGTTGGTGTTAGCATCCGTACGCTTCATCATTATGATGCCATTGGTTTGCTAAAGCCGGAACATACAACCGAAGCAGGTTATCGCATTTATACAGATGATGAATTGGAACGGCTACAGCAAATTTTATTTTATAAAGAAGTTGGCTTTCCTTTGAAAAAAATAAAAGCCATTTTAGATAATCCTATCTTTGATCAAGTTGAAGCGTTAGAAAAGCATCGCGAACGATTGCTTGCTAAACGAAGCCAAATTGATACGATGCTAGAAACGATTCAAAAAACGATTCAACATACGAAAGGGGAAATGAACATGAGCAACAAGGAACGCTTTGCAGGCTTTGATTTTAGTAACAACCCTTACGAGCAAGAAGCGCGTGAGCGTTGGGGGAATGAAGCTGTTGACAAAGCAAATGCCAAGATTAAACAATTAAAGGACGAAGAAAACTTGCAACAAATCATGAACGATTTGTATCGCAGGCTGGCAGAGATTCGTAATGAAGATCCTGCTTCAGACATTGCACAACAGCGAATTGGAGAATGGTATCAACTGTTAAATCATATAGGAACCTATTCTTACGACGCTTTTAAAGGCTTAGGAAAAATGTATGTAGAAGACGAACGTTTTCAGAGAAATATGGATCAATTTGGGGAAGGATTAGCCATTTTTATGCGTGATGCCATGGCAATTTACGCAGATCATCGTTAA
- the thiD gene encoding bifunctional hydroxymethylpyrimidine kinase/phosphomethylpyrimidine kinase yields the protein MKPIPCALTIAGTDPSGGAGIQADLKTFQELTVYGMSVITSIVAQNTTGVQNVHHIPIDMIDEQLQSVFSDMPVHSLKTGMIANESMMRVIQKQLTSTDAYYVMDPVMVATSGDPLIAEEARDYLKEQLLPLATVVTPNIPEAEFITGNKIHDVNDLQEAAKEMVDKHGARAALVKGGHMHGDAIDYLYDGHKMHTFHSKRFDTTSTHGTGCTYSAAITAHLAKGLPLYEAVKEAKQFVTAAIKHSFPLGAGNGPTNHWGIREERVKQ from the coding sequence TTGAAACCAATTCCATGTGCATTAACGATTGCAGGAACTGACCCAAGTGGAGGTGCAGGTATTCAGGCAGATCTGAAAACATTTCAAGAGTTAACTGTTTATGGTATGTCCGTCATCACATCGATTGTTGCACAAAATACAACTGGTGTACAAAATGTCCACCATATCCCTATTGATATGATAGATGAGCAATTGCAATCTGTTTTTTCTGACATGCCTGTACACAGTCTAAAAACAGGCATGATTGCCAATGAATCGATGATGCGCGTCATCCAAAAACAACTTACTAGTACAGACGCATACTACGTCATGGACCCTGTTATGGTTGCTACTAGCGGCGATCCTTTAATTGCCGAAGAAGCAAGAGATTATTTAAAAGAACAGCTTCTACCTTTAGCAACTGTTGTTACGCCAAATATTCCAGAAGCAGAATTTATTACTGGCAACAAAATCCATGATGTTAACGATTTACAAGAAGCAGCCAAAGAAATGGTGGATAAACATGGTGCTCGGGCTGCCCTAGTAAAAGGTGGACATATGCATGGAGATGCCATTGACTATTTATATGATGGACATAAGATGCATACCTTTCACTCCAAACGCTTTGACACAACAAGTACGCATGGCACTGGTTGTACGTACTCGGCAGCCATTACCGCTCATTTAGCTAAAGGCCTGCCGTTATATGAAGCGGTAAAAGAGGCTAAACAATTTGTTACAGCAGCTATTAAGCATTCTTTCCCATTAGGCGCTGGGAACGGCCCTACCAACCATTGGGGAATTCGTGAAGAAAGGGTGAAACAATGA